The following are encoded together in the Acidobacteriota bacterium genome:
- a CDS encoding tetratricopeptide repeat protein yields MEAKKYTLAKSIPETKRGRRLTFAWVLVFALVIGAKDSSAASQRPQQRKPEPRKPSPPSEASAQALSPQEALDRARNAPAQQERITLLEKFLAANRGSALENEARELLMREYSLKGEQALREANPQLAMQVFKAAFRAAPAVIDDKIFGQYIFPMPMAVNAFGYRVESADLMRSFEPRFDGEPNRLVQIGFFYVQIEAPFEAVRVLERAVQLAPQDHRAHNSLGTAYLISLRLDDAAAEFQRALELNARDEFANVNLGNLARAMGDNERAVSYYRKQISLKPDDAEAHGGLAIALLALGRDEEAAPEIKRAQELGPADYRFLTQLSFFYLTRKKPALARPLIDRAARIEPRYAWAFIAKAETDVLEGKFGDALATLISAQGQAGFATLTFGLAKALMSLDGYDQATEVMGKAITVNGDGEFEALLGGAIKARSLRLDLLLERERQAALFLNYDPTTSFQYRLAEAIARIDHYIKVALAGRKPATQAAARKRGRPGQTKAADATEDEATKGATRPRRAIAEPSLTAELSAGRDANLPGMPDLLRAITTFTTLDDGRQAFRMVWVARRLTEADIAQDAAEQLARRAIAIADTATEPAGSMRDAPTLDRQGRRAMFLGRAYDALGWAQFKKGNMRGALESLIKSVDVYPTSLDRKTAIWHLAVATQEAGDDRRALELYIASYEPESPMASVRRAQIESLYKRVNGSLAGLDQKLKQQ; encoded by the coding sequence ATGGAAGCAAAGAAGTACACTCTTGCCAAATCGATTCCCGAAACAAAGCGCGGACGCAGGCTGACATTTGCTTGGGTCTTAGTTTTCGCGCTGGTCATCGGAGCGAAAGATTCGTCAGCCGCCTCTCAACGCCCTCAGCAAAGAAAGCCGGAACCAAGGAAGCCGTCTCCGCCCAGTGAAGCGTCCGCGCAAGCGCTCTCACCTCAGGAAGCGCTCGACCGAGCGCGCAACGCGCCGGCTCAGCAGGAGCGAATAACCCTGCTCGAAAAGTTCCTGGCTGCAAATCGCGGCTCCGCGCTTGAAAACGAAGCGCGCGAGTTGTTGATGCGGGAATACTCACTCAAGGGTGAGCAAGCGCTAAGAGAAGCGAATCCTCAACTGGCGATGCAGGTGTTCAAGGCCGCGTTTCGCGCGGCGCCGGCTGTCATCGACGACAAGATTTTCGGCCAGTACATTTTTCCAATGCCGATGGCCGTTAATGCGTTCGGCTACCGCGTCGAATCTGCTGACCTTATGCGATCGTTCGAGCCGCGTTTCGACGGTGAACCCAATCGTCTTGTTCAAATCGGATTCTTCTACGTTCAGATCGAAGCGCCCTTTGAGGCCGTGCGCGTGCTCGAACGGGCGGTTCAACTAGCGCCGCAGGACCATCGCGCGCACAACAGCCTGGGCACGGCTTACCTGATTAGCTTGCGATTGGATGACGCGGCGGCTGAGTTTCAGCGCGCGCTCGAGCTGAACGCCAGGGATGAATTCGCGAACGTGAATCTGGGCAATCTAGCTCGCGCAATGGGCGACAATGAGCGCGCGGTTTCCTACTATCGCAAACAGATTTCGCTCAAGCCAGACGATGCCGAAGCTCACGGCGGTTTGGCGATTGCGCTGCTTGCGCTGGGCCGCGATGAAGAAGCGGCTCCTGAGATCAAACGGGCGCAGGAGCTTGGGCCTGCGGATTATCGTTTTCTGACTCAACTCTCTTTTTTCTATCTCACTCGCAAGAAACCCGCGCTCGCCCGGCCGCTAATCGACCGGGCGGCGCGCATCGAGCCGCGCTACGCCTGGGCGTTTATTGCTAAAGCGGAAACGGACGTGCTTGAAGGTAAATTCGGAGATGCGCTTGCGACTTTGATCAGCGCGCAAGGTCAAGCGGGATTCGCGACGCTGACGTTCGGACTGGCCAAGGCGTTGATGTCACTTGACGGCTACGATCAAGCGACCGAAGTAATGGGCAAAGCGATCACCGTAAACGGCGACGGGGAATTCGAAGCGTTGCTTGGCGGCGCAATCAAAGCCAGATCGCTGAGGCTCGACTTGTTGCTGGAACGCGAAAGACAGGCCGCTTTGTTCTTGAACTATGACCCGACGACGTCGTTTCAATACAGGCTGGCGGAAGCGATTGCCAGAATCGATCACTATATAAAAGTCGCGCTCGCGGGACGCAAACCGGCGACTCAAGCCGCGGCTCGAAAGCGGGGTCGGCCGGGACAAACGAAGGCCGCCGACGCAACCGAAGACGAGGCTACCAAAGGCGCGACTCGGCCTCGTCGCGCGATCGCCGAACCGTCCTTAACCGCGGAGCTTTCCGCGGGGCGCGATGCAAACCTGCCGGGCATGCCCGATCTTCTGCGAGCAATAACGACTTTCACGACGCTCGACGATGGCCGTCAGGCATTTCGAATGGTGTGGGTGGCTCGCAGGCTGACCGAAGCGGATATTGCGCAGGACGCGGCGGAACAACTCGCTCGGCGCGCGATCGCAATTGCCGACACTGCTACCGAGCCGGCAGGCTCCATGCGCGACGCCCCGACGCTCGACCGCCAGGGCCGGCGCGCGATGTTCCTGGGCCGCGCTTATGACGCGCTTGGCTGGGCGCAATTCAAGAAAGGCAACATGCGTGGAGCGCTCGAGAGCTTGATCAAGTCGGTTGACGTTTATCCAACGAGCCTCGATCGCAAGACCGCGATCTGGCATCTAGCAGTCGCAACTCAGGAAGCGGGGGACGACCGGAGGGCGCTCGAACTCTACATAGCAAGCTACGAGCCCGAGTCTCCTATGGCGTCGGTGCGCCGAGCGCAGATTGAGTCGCTCTACAAGAGGGTCAACGGCTCGCTCGCGGGCCTCGACCAGAAGCTCAAGCAACAATGA
- a CDS encoding alkaline phosphatase family protein translates to MANNKNRYLARIIVVLLFVLTLLPPPGEAQRQTSPRAGASRSATSTKTKLVLVIVVDQFRYDFLQRFGDLFGSGGFSRLMNEGALFTNANYDYVPTFTACGHAAIFAGSSPAQNGIVGNAWFDRESGKVRVMVTDDSAHLVTASGQSAKSGAASPRYLQGTTIGDQMRLANGFQSKVVAASLKDRAAVLPGGQRPNGAFWFNDANGEFVSSDYYSKELPAWVKKFDANERPDKYFGMKWERALPPEAYKRAQAENLSLQRSALGSRFPYAITGGDEKPGQRFYTAFQITPFASEYLAAFGKAAVEAESLGADDFPDLLSISFSSPDLAGHYYGPDSQEIVDTYIRLDRVVADLLSYFDKKIGLANMIVVVTGDHGVAPVPEYMKSKGFDAARLPAREVVEAANKALGARFGEAKWVVNFINDQLYLDQRLIVEKKIDPGEAERVAGEAALEAEGVVNYFTRAQIVAGRMPAGSVARRVINGFNRERSGDVWLITKPLWFFAEGELPTTHGSAYNYDTHVPVILFGSGVRPGRYNADCSPSDIAPTLAALLGIEPPSNRTGRVLVEALAPSIQASNAAAR, encoded by the coding sequence ATGGCTAATAACAAGAACAGATATCTTGCTCGGATTATCGTTGTTTTACTCTTCGTCCTGACCCTTCTTCCGCCGCCGGGCGAGGCGCAACGGCAAACATCGCCGCGCGCCGGCGCCTCGCGGTCCGCCACATCGACGAAGACGAAGCTTGTTCTGGTGATTGTAGTAGACCAGTTTCGCTACGATTTTCTCCAACGCTTCGGCGATCTATTCGGCAGCGGCGGGTTCAGTCGCTTGATGAATGAAGGCGCGCTCTTCACTAACGCGAACTATGACTACGTTCCGACCTTCACCGCTTGTGGACACGCGGCGATCTTCGCCGGATCGAGCCCGGCTCAAAACGGCATCGTCGGCAACGCGTGGTTCGATCGCGAGTCGGGCAAGGTCCGCGTTATGGTGACTGATGACTCCGCCCACCTGGTAACCGCCAGCGGACAATCGGCCAAAAGCGGCGCTGCCAGCCCTCGATATCTACAGGGCACCACGATCGGCGATCAGATGAGGCTGGCGAATGGTTTTCAGTCCAAGGTGGTCGCCGCATCCTTGAAGGATCGCGCGGCCGTGCTTCCCGGCGGTCAACGTCCAAACGGCGCATTCTGGTTCAATGACGCAAACGGTGAGTTCGTGTCGAGCGATTACTACTCGAAGGAGCTACCCGCCTGGGTAAAGAAGTTCGACGCGAACGAGCGGCCGGACAAATACTTTGGCATGAAGTGGGAACGCGCGCTTCCGCCGGAAGCATACAAGCGCGCGCAAGCCGAGAACCTTTCGCTGCAGCGCTCCGCATTGGGTTCACGCTTTCCATACGCGATAACCGGCGGCGATGAGAAGCCGGGCCAGAGGTTTTACACCGCCTTCCAAATCACACCGTTCGCTTCTGAGTATCTGGCCGCGTTCGGTAAAGCGGCAGTCGAAGCCGAGTCGCTTGGCGCCGACGACTTCCCCGATTTGCTCTCGATAAGCTTCTCTTCTCCCGACCTCGCCGGTCACTACTACGGCCCCGACAGCCAGGAGATCGTAGACACTTACATCCGGCTGGATCGGGTAGTCGCCGACCTGCTCAGTTACTTCGACAAGAAAATCGGGCTTGCCAATATGATCGTGGTGGTAACCGGAGATCATGGAGTCGCTCCAGTGCCCGAATACATGAAGTCGAAGGGATTTGACGCCGCGCGACTGCCGGCTCGCGAAGTGGTCGAGGCCGCGAACAAGGCTCTGGGAGCCCGCTTCGGCGAAGCAAAGTGGGTCGTCAACTTCATCAACGATCAACTCTACCTCGATCAAAGACTCATCGTTGAGAAGAAGATTGACCCCGGCGAAGCGGAGCGCGTGGCCGGTGAGGCGGCGCTCGAGGCCGAAGGTGTGGTGAACTACTTCACCCGCGCCCAAATTGTCGCGGGCCGCATGCCTGCCGGATCAGTTGCGCGCCGAGTGATCAACGGCTTCAATCGTGAGCGTTCGGGCGACGTGTGGCTCATAACCAAACCGCTTTGGTTCTTCGCCGAGGGCGAGCTGCCAACTACTCATGGCTCGGCTTACAACTACGACACACACGTGCCGGTGATCTTGTTCGGCTCGGGCGTGCGACCGGGACGTTACAACGCTGACTGCTCGCCATCGGACATAGCCCCCACGCTCGCGGCGCTGCTGGGCATAGAGCCGCCGTCGAATCGAACCGGCCGGGTACTGGTCGAAGCGCTCGCCCCATCGATCCAGGCATCGAACGCAGCAGCGAGGTGA
- the rlmB gene encoding 23S rRNA (guanosine(2251)-2'-O)-methyltransferase RlmB produces the protein MPNIYGVLPVLEALKAGGRRIDRIVIAEGVRDARLREVMEAARRARVPIRREPRVSLDRLTRNANHQGVIAITTAATYSDGDELLDRISPGTVFILLDGIEDPRNLGAIIRTAECGGASAVIVTERRAAHVTDAVAKTSAGAVEHLPVARVTNLASFIEDLKRRNVWVVGVEASGQMAYTDFDYSGALALVFGGEGQGLHRLVRERCDAVVSIPMRGKVTSLNVSVAVGIVLFEALRQRFKK, from the coding sequence ATGCCAAACATCTACGGAGTGCTGCCGGTGCTCGAAGCGCTGAAAGCCGGCGGGCGTCGCATAGATCGCATAGTCATAGCGGAAGGGGTGCGAGACGCCAGGCTGCGCGAGGTGATGGAAGCCGCTCGCCGCGCCCGCGTTCCGATTCGCCGTGAGCCGCGAGTGTCGCTGGACCGGCTAACTCGCAACGCGAATCACCAGGGCGTCATCGCAATCACCACGGCCGCCACCTACTCTGATGGAGACGAACTGTTGGACCGAATCTCGCCCGGGACTGTTTTTATTCTACTCGATGGAATTGAAGACCCTCGCAACCTCGGCGCAATCATCCGGACAGCGGAGTGCGGTGGAGCGAGCGCGGTTATCGTAACCGAACGCCGAGCCGCCCACGTCACCGATGCTGTTGCGAAAACTTCAGCGGGCGCCGTCGAGCACCTGCCGGTCGCTCGGGTGACCAACCTGGCTTCATTCATCGAAGACTTGAAACGGCGCAACGTCTGGGTTGTGGGTGTGGAAGCCTCAGGCCAGATGGCTTACACGGATTTCGACTACTCGGGAGCGCTTGCTCTGGTGTTTGGCGGCGAAGGCCAGGGCCTTCATCGGCTGGTGCGCGAACGTTGTGATGCGGTGGTGTCAATTCCGATGCGCGGCAAGGTGACTTCGCTGAACGTGTCGGTAGCCGTGGGTATCGTTTTGTTTGAAGCACTCAGGCAGCGCTTCAAGAAGTAG
- a CDS encoding phosphatase PAP2 family protein has product MSSNTLFKDRVQSWQIAVCLGVCAYLALGVATNSVRAYHWFMLLALPAALISSERGRRWFMDWAPLFAFWLVYDRLRLIQPLLYARVAVGHPFEIERWAFGWAARGAVPAHAAHAWLGAHSGAFAVTIEWAAQVIYFSHLFVAPLVILSLWALGASRERYRAAFLQHIRAFTLLNFAAIVVYLLLPVAPPWWVTLNGKAQPTAELVAQANIAAAMHGRLICGMIGNASQWFAAVPSLHGAYPVLLLLLGWKNRSLKTLTGLAVYGTAMWMATVLLNQHYIVDLLAGGVLAIAAFYAAKSRHFTKVYKLGL; this is encoded by the coding sequence TTGTCATCGAATACTCTTTTCAAGGATCGCGTACAGTCCTGGCAGATAGCCGTTTGCCTCGGGGTCTGCGCCTATCTCGCGCTGGGTGTGGCCACCAACAGCGTTCGAGCTTACCACTGGTTCATGCTCCTTGCTCTACCCGCCGCATTGATCTCATCCGAACGCGGGCGAAGGTGGTTCATGGATTGGGCGCCCCTGTTTGCCTTCTGGCTCGTGTACGACCGGCTGCGATTGATTCAACCGCTGCTCTATGCCCGGGTAGCCGTCGGCCATCCCTTCGAGATCGAACGGTGGGCCTTTGGCTGGGCCGCAAGAGGCGCCGTGCCCGCGCACGCGGCGCATGCGTGGCTCGGAGCGCACTCCGGGGCATTCGCGGTGACCATTGAATGGGCGGCACAGGTCATCTACTTCTCACATCTTTTTGTCGCGCCGCTGGTCATCCTGTCGTTGTGGGCGTTGGGTGCTTCTCGAGAGCGATACCGCGCAGCATTTCTTCAGCACATCCGTGCGTTCACGCTGTTGAACTTCGCCGCTATTGTTGTGTACCTGTTGTTGCCGGTCGCGCCACCGTGGTGGGTAACTCTGAACGGCAAGGCGCAACCAACCGCCGAACTTGTCGCCCAGGCGAACATTGCAGCAGCGATGCACGGGAGGTTGATTTGCGGAATGATCGGGAACGCGTCTCAGTGGTTCGCGGCTGTGCCATCGCTGCACGGCGCCTATCCGGTGCTCTTGTTGTTGCTCGGTTGGAAGAACAGAAGCCTCAAAACACTAACCGGCCTCGCGGTGTACGGGACTGCGATGTGGATGGCAACGGTGCTCTTGAATCAACACTACATCGTTGACCTTCTGGCAGGCGGCGTGTTAGCGATAGCCGCATTTTATGCGGCCAAGTCTCGCCACTTCACAAAAGTCTACAAGCTGGGATTATGA
- a CDS encoding FAD-binding oxidoreductase, with protein sequence MKTTAEVVIIGGGCMGASVAYYLTRNGLHDVVLVERQPMLGMGSTGRNAGGVRHQFSNEANVRLSIESIRLFEHFAEEVGTEIDFHQDGYLFLLTRENDLDAFRESIEMQRRLGVEVEVVSPGDAQKLAPGLEVDGVTGATFCARDGIADPNGVTMGFARAAQAAGAEIYRETEVTDIKTEAGQITAVETTRGRISTFRIVNAAGPYARDIGKMVGLDVPVRPFRRHIFITEPIAPGSAPASRIMVIDFETTFYFHREGAGILFGMSDPSEPSSYDTTVSWEFLEKVTRTAVSRLPVLADAGIAHAWAGLYEMTPDAMPIIGPASEVEGCFMITGFSGHGFQHSPAAGRILAELIVQGDARETDITPFSFDRFSRGATDREANVV encoded by the coding sequence GTGAAGACAACCGCAGAAGTGGTCATAATCGGCGGCGGGTGCATGGGCGCGAGCGTCGCTTACTATCTCACGCGCAATGGGCTTCACGATGTCGTGCTTGTAGAGCGTCAGCCGATGCTTGGGATGGGCTCGACTGGGCGCAACGCGGGCGGCGTCCGTCATCAGTTTTCAAACGAAGCAAACGTCAGGCTTTCAATCGAATCAATCCGGCTGTTCGAGCACTTCGCCGAAGAAGTCGGCACCGAGATCGACTTTCATCAAGACGGCTATCTGTTTCTTCTGACGCGCGAGAACGACCTCGATGCCTTTCGCGAAAGCATCGAGATGCAGCGCCGCCTCGGCGTTGAAGTCGAAGTCGTTTCGCCCGGTGATGCACAGAAGCTCGCACCCGGGCTTGAGGTCGACGGCGTGACCGGAGCGACCTTCTGCGCGCGCGACGGGATAGCCGACCCTAACGGCGTGACTATGGGGTTTGCGCGGGCCGCTCAAGCCGCAGGCGCCGAGATCTATCGCGAAACTGAAGTGACTGACATCAAAACCGAAGCAGGTCAGATCACCGCGGTCGAAACGACAAGAGGCCGGATATCAACTTTCAGAATCGTTAACGCGGCTGGGCCTTATGCGCGCGACATCGGCAAGATGGTGGGCCTCGATGTGCCGGTGCGTCCGTTTCGGCGGCATATTTTCATCACCGAACCGATCGCCCCGGGCTCCGCGCCAGCGTCGCGAATCATGGTGATAGATTTCGAGACTACGTTCTACTTTCATCGCGAGGGCGCGGGGATTCTGTTTGGCATGTCAGATCCGAGTGAACCTTCGAGTTACGACACGACGGTGAGCTGGGAGTTCCTTGAAAAGGTCACTCGAACGGCAGTCAGTCGACTGCCCGTCCTCGCAGACGCCGGCATCGCGCACGCGTGGGCCGGGCTCTATGAAATGACGCCCGACGCAATGCCGATCATCGGTCCCGCCAGTGAAGTCGAAGGCTGCTTCATGATCACGGGCTTCAGCGGGCACGGGTTTCAACACTCGCCGGCGGCCGGCCGCATTCTTGCAGAACTAATCGTACAAGGGGACGCTCGAGAGACAGACATCACGCCGTTCTCGTTCGATCGTTTTTCGCGAGGCGCAACCGATCGAGAAGCCAACGTTGTGTGA
- a CDS encoding CHAT domain-containing protein, with the protein MAAIEETLENEPHNRRAAFISWRLLAVILALIVVLIVAIVIAYKRRASPVERGTRALVEAFSKRRLIEPRLSGGFKGGEFRPSVGDASDIKSSEVERARDLITNAAAKGEPRSQLAYARLLLLSEAEKLPEALKCLRRAVASEPDSDEAHNDLGVCLIQQGKLEDAIEEFDDALRRRTDMPEALFNRALCYERLLLRDAAAVEYGRFVEVEHDSGWQDEGRRRLQEVSSPLAPQKREADIIAAFDAQIAAKSIEEAKRFADHNLQVMIKHASERLPREYLKDLVEGRLQQAQQALFLIELIGERLAEAKQDASIADLGRYLRSLPEAEWRAELRLISDYTEAGKLAYQSPSAAQNSFDLLRREFATRGNIVFEYFSIHYLASCHYSASQLASAVAASKEALNIAQKHTWPYRQAQELMLLGILYSRLGQDSLAIKSVDQARLPVRGMPIEAYAFQYLSDAYNNLGDIDKGLSCLRESTKRFLESMPTRKEVASNYLNIGDLYRRRGDHELASLYARQSLSVSELVNDNKRAAQASAFIAVEHSRLNQVDPAEAELNRAFDYLSKVDAKERDYTESVVLTLAGEMARKIGDASRSLEFYSRAEAIIERSEGKEIPLLEVLRGRAKTYVEAGEFSKGRADLERAVTLLERYRTNIVERDNRSRFLDARQGVFDELVALSLDALGRKEQAFDFSEASRARTLLDESAPVKGARSASGRTATPLRLQQIQAELPGDLRLVTYSVTDERTYIFTITRSRFDVVESFATTEIIDRLVQEYVSGLKSRSSLDELSGKAKQLYEYLIEPIGAQLSDGKRLCIVPDKALHFLPFAALIDRSGQFLVKHYNVTYAPSATVLAHCIEERRLKGTSGNERALAVGNPKFDRERFPTLETLTDADLEAAEIAKFYPGSVFLNSASASKKRVKEALNVEIVHLAVHVLVDEKSPWLAALVLAGDGSASQGSRGGDGSGDEGLLYLNEIYGISLPRTRLVVLSACQSALGQYYRGEGIVSLVRPFLALQVPMVVASLWSIDSEATAPLMIEFHKNRTSGSMDVGDALRHAQIKLAEDERFQHPFYWAPFIAIGSDN; encoded by the coding sequence ATGGCGGCTATCGAAGAAACACTCGAGAATGAACCACACAACCGCCGCGCTGCGTTCATATCGTGGAGGCTGTTGGCGGTCATCCTGGCGTTGATTGTTGTTCTGATCGTCGCGATTGTGATCGCATACAAGAGGCGCGCCTCACCCGTCGAGCGCGGCACACGCGCGCTAGTCGAGGCTTTTAGCAAGCGACGTTTGATCGAGCCTCGCCTGTCGGGTGGGTTCAAGGGCGGTGAGTTCAGACCGTCGGTTGGCGACGCTTCCGACATCAAGTCATCGGAGGTGGAACGGGCGCGCGACTTGATCACGAACGCGGCAGCGAAAGGTGAGCCTCGATCGCAGCTTGCGTACGCGCGATTGCTGTTGCTGAGCGAAGCTGAAAAACTGCCCGAGGCGCTCAAGTGTCTTCGGCGCGCGGTTGCCAGCGAACCCGACAGCGATGAAGCGCACAACGACCTGGGTGTCTGCTTGATTCAACAGGGCAAGCTCGAGGATGCGATCGAAGAGTTCGACGACGCGCTGAGGCGCCGGACCGATATGCCAGAGGCGCTGTTCAATCGCGCATTGTGCTACGAGCGCCTGCTGCTGCGCGACGCAGCAGCCGTCGAATATGGCCGCTTCGTGGAGGTTGAGCACGACAGTGGCTGGCAGGATGAAGGAAGGCGGCGGCTTCAGGAAGTATCATCTCCGCTAGCACCCCAGAAACGCGAAGCTGACATCATCGCCGCATTCGATGCGCAGATTGCTGCTAAGAGCATTGAGGAGGCAAAGCGATTCGCAGATCACAACCTTCAGGTGATGATAAAGCACGCTTCAGAGAGGCTGCCCCGAGAATACTTGAAGGACCTTGTAGAAGGGCGTCTACAACAGGCTCAACAGGCGTTGTTCTTGATTGAGTTGATCGGCGAGCGTCTGGCTGAAGCGAAGCAAGACGCCTCAATCGCCGATCTCGGACGCTACTTGCGCAGTCTGCCCGAAGCGGAATGGCGTGCTGAGTTGAGACTGATCTCCGATTACACCGAGGCAGGAAAGCTGGCGTATCAAAGCCCTTCTGCCGCGCAGAACTCGTTCGACCTGCTACGGAGGGAGTTCGCCACCCGCGGCAACATTGTCTTTGAATACTTCTCAATCCATTACTTGGCATCTTGTCACTATAGCGCGAGTCAATTGGCATCCGCCGTGGCAGCCTCGAAGGAAGCGCTCAACATTGCGCAAAAGCACACCTGGCCCTATCGGCAGGCCCAGGAGTTGATGCTGCTAGGCATTCTGTACTCGAGACTCGGTCAAGACTCTCTCGCGATCAAGTCGGTTGACCAGGCCAGGCTTCCCGTGCGCGGGATGCCGATCGAGGCGTACGCGTTCCAGTACCTGTCGGACGCCTACAATAATCTTGGGGATATCGATAAGGGACTTTCCTGCCTTCGCGAATCAACGAAACGCTTTCTTGAAAGTATGCCAACCCGCAAAGAGGTTGCGAGCAACTACTTGAATATTGGCGACCTTTACCGGCGCCGGGGCGACCATGAACTTGCCTCGCTTTATGCCAGGCAGTCGCTCAGCGTTTCTGAGTTGGTGAACGACAATAAGCGCGCGGCACAGGCCTCGGCGTTCATCGCCGTCGAGCACTCGCGGTTGAACCAGGTTGATCCCGCTGAAGCCGAACTGAATCGCGCGTTCGATTACTTATCCAAAGTTGATGCCAAGGAGCGGGATTACACGGAAAGCGTCGTGCTGACGTTAGCTGGTGAAATGGCCCGCAAGATTGGCGATGCATCGCGCTCGCTCGAATTCTATTCGAGGGCGGAGGCGATCATCGAGCGGAGCGAAGGGAAAGAGATCCCATTGCTGGAAGTTCTGCGCGGCCGGGCAAAGACGTATGTTGAAGCGGGGGAATTCAGCAAAGGTCGGGCTGATCTCGAGCGCGCGGTGACATTGCTGGAGAGGTACCGCACGAACATAGTTGAACGCGACAATCGCAGCAGGTTTCTCGATGCGCGCCAGGGAGTATTCGATGAGCTAGTTGCGCTAAGCCTGGATGCCTTAGGCCGCAAGGAGCAGGCGTTCGACTTCTCTGAAGCGTCGCGTGCTCGCACGCTGCTGGATGAAAGCGCACCTGTGAAAGGTGCACGGTCAGCATCTGGGAGAACCGCTACGCCACTCAGGCTTCAACAGATTCAGGCTGAATTGCCTGGCGATCTTCGGCTGGTGACTTACTCGGTCACTGATGAGCGGACTTACATCTTCACGATCACGCGATCACGATTCGACGTCGTAGAGTCATTCGCCACGACTGAGATTATCGACCGGCTTGTGCAGGAATATGTCTCCGGACTGAAGAGTAGGAGTTCGCTCGATGAGCTCTCGGGGAAGGCGAAACAGTTGTACGAGTATCTGATCGAGCCAATCGGCGCACAGCTCTCCGACGGCAAGAGGCTGTGCATAGTGCCGGATAAGGCCCTTCACTTTCTCCCGTTTGCCGCACTCATTGACAGGTCCGGCCAGTTTCTCGTCAAGCACTACAACGTTACTTACGCGCCGTCGGCCACTGTGTTGGCGCATTGCATTGAGGAACGCCGATTAAAAGGGACAAGCGGGAACGAGCGCGCTCTGGCGGTTGGCAATCCCAAATTCGATCGTGAGAGGTTCCCTACCCTGGAGACGTTGACGGATGCTGACCTTGAAGCGGCTGAGATTGCGAAGTTCTACCCTGGCAGCGTGTTTCTTAACTCCGCTTCTGCGAGCAAGAAGAGGGTTAAAGAGGCGCTCAACGTCGAGATAGTCCACCTGGCAGTGCATGTACTCGTGGACGAGAAGTCGCCGTGGCTGGCGGCGCTGGTTCTCGCCGGGGATGGTTCGGCGTCTCAAGGGTCGCGAGGTGGTGATGGGTCGGGCGACGAGGGATTGTTGTACCTCAACGAGATCTACGGAATCAGTTTGCCGCGAACGCGACTGGTCGTGTTGTCCGCCTGTCAAAGTGCATTGGGACAATACTATCGAGGCGAGGGAATCGTCAGTCTTGTTCGCCCTTTCTTGGCGCTGCAGGTCCCAATGGTCGTGGCAAGCCTTTGGTCTATCGACTCGGAAGCGACTGCCCCTCTCATGATCGAATTCCACAAGAATAGAACATCGGGCAGTATGGACGTCGGAGACGCGTTGCGCCATGCCCAAATCAAGTTGGCCGAAGACGAGCGCTTCCAACATCCGTTCTACTGGGCGCCGTTCATCGCCATCGGAAGCGACAATTGA